One stretch of Serinicoccus hydrothermalis DNA includes these proteins:
- a CDS encoding DUF5302 domain-containing protein, whose amino-acid sequence MSNDPVTDDVKAKFREALARKQAHGGTDVSDHSEHGKVAQERDAKTSGAQQMFRRKSG is encoded by the coding sequence ATGAGCAACGATCCGGTCACGGACGACGTCAAGGCCAAGTTCCGCGAGGCACTGGCCAGGAAGCAGGCCCACGGCGGGACGGACGTCTCGGACCACTCCGAGCACGGCAAGGTCGCGCAGGAGCGCGACGCCAAGACCTCGGGTGCCCAGCAGATGTTCCGCCGCAAGAGCGGCTGA
- the sucB gene encoding 2-oxoglutarate dehydrogenase, E2 component, dihydrolipoamide succinyltransferase, with protein MSERVSMPALGESVTEGTVTRWLKSVGDSVEVDEPLLEVSTDKVDTEIPSPVAGTLQEILAEEDETVEVGADLCVVGDGNGGDSSDSGGSDAQADEESGQAEESGDEGGSDEQERESEDSAASEDTSDSSDSSDSKEESSEDSGSGASSGSSGGGGGSEGETVTMPALGESVTEGTVTRWLKSEGDSVEVDEPLLEVSTDKVDTEIPSPVAGVLTSILAGEDETVEVGGELAVIGGESSGGGSDEGSSQSEPEQDEEKSEEPAEEKSEDKPAEDEKDDKAEEESSDDLGGEQDKQEKAAQEASESTGTSDADDSGEAVGVGTTSAESGSTSHKDADGDGTRDVEQREQSSSQGQDVSAYVTPLVRKLAAQHDVDLGSLTGTGVGGRIRKQDVLDAAKAKEEQSAASAPAEEKGQERSAEQPAASAPAPSPESEAKRGTTEKMSRLRKVIATRMVESLQTSAQLTTVIEVDVTKISRLRKRSKDDFLKREGTKLSFMPFFAMAAIEALKEHPIVNASVEDDSIVYHAAEHLGVAVDTPRGLLVPVIKDAGDLNIAGLARKIADLAERTRDNKVTPDELSGGTFTLTNTGSRGALFDTPIINQPNVGILGTGAVVKRPVVIVDEDGMETIAIRDMVYLAISYDHRVVDGADAARFLATMKERLEDGKFEV; from the coding sequence ATGTCGGAACGTGTATCGATGCCCGCCCTCGGTGAGTCCGTCACCGAGGGGACCGTGACCCGCTGGCTCAAGAGCGTCGGCGACTCCGTCGAGGTCGACGAGCCGCTGCTCGAGGTCTCCACCGACAAGGTCGACACCGAGATCCCCTCCCCCGTCGCGGGCACCCTGCAGGAGATCCTCGCCGAGGAGGACGAGACCGTCGAGGTCGGCGCCGACCTGTGCGTCGTCGGGGACGGCAACGGGGGCGACAGCAGCGACTCCGGCGGCTCCGACGCGCAGGCCGACGAGGAGTCCGGGCAGGCCGAGGAGTCCGGCGACGAGGGTGGGTCCGACGAGCAGGAGCGGGAGTCGGAGGACTCCGCAGCCTCCGAGGACACGAGCGACTCGAGCGACTCGAGCGACTCGAAGGAGGAGAGCAGCGAGGACAGCGGGTCCGGGGCCTCGAGCGGCTCCTCCGGGGGCGGCGGTGGCTCGGAGGGCGAGACCGTGACCATGCCGGCGCTGGGCGAGTCGGTGACCGAGGGCACCGTCACCCGCTGGCTGAAGTCCGAGGGTGACTCGGTCGAGGTCGACGAGCCGCTGCTCGAGGTCTCCACCGACAAGGTCGACACCGAGATCCCTTCCCCCGTCGCGGGCGTCCTGACCTCGATCCTCGCCGGGGAGGACGAGACGGTCGAGGTCGGCGGCGAGCTCGCCGTCATCGGGGGCGAGTCCTCCGGCGGCGGTTCCGACGAGGGTTCCTCGCAGTCCGAGCCGGAGCAGGACGAGGAGAAGTCCGAGGAGCCCGCCGAGGAGAAGTCGGAGGACAAGCCGGCCGAGGACGAGAAGGACGACAAGGCCGAGGAGGAGTCCTCCGACGACCTCGGCGGCGAGCAGGACAAGCAGGAGAAGGCGGCCCAGGAGGCCTCCGAGTCCACCGGCACCTCCGACGCCGACGACAGCGGTGAGGCGGTCGGTGTCGGCACCACCTCCGCCGAGTCCGGCAGCACCTCGCACAAGGACGCCGACGGCGACGGCACCCGGGACGTGGAGCAGCGCGAGCAGTCGTCCTCGCAGGGCCAGGACGTCAGCGCCTACGTCACCCCCCTGGTGCGCAAGCTCGCGGCGCAGCACGACGTCGACCTGGGCTCGCTGACCGGCACCGGCGTCGGTGGCCGGATCCGCAAGCAGGACGTCCTCGACGCCGCGAAGGCCAAGGAGGAGCAGTCGGCCGCGTCCGCCCCGGCGGAGGAGAAGGGGCAGGAGAGGAGCGCGGAGCAGCCCGCTGCCTCCGCGCCCGCCCCGAGCCCGGAGAGCGAGGCCAAGCGCGGCACGACGGAGAAGATGTCGCGCCTGCGCAAGGTCATCGCGACCCGCATGGTCGAGTCGCTGCAGACCAGCGCCCAGCTCACGACGGTCATCGAGGTCGACGTCACGAAGATCTCGCGGCTGCGCAAGCGCTCCAAGGACGACTTCCTCAAGCGTGAGGGCACCAAGCTGTCCTTCATGCCGTTCTTCGCGATGGCCGCGATCGAGGCGCTCAAGGAGCACCCGATCGTCAACGCCAGCGTCGAGGACGACTCGATCGTCTACCACGCGGCCGAGCACCTCGGCGTCGCCGTCGACACCCCGCGCGGCCTGCTGGTGCCCGTTATCAAGGACGCCGGCGACCTCAACATCGCGGGCCTGGCGCGCAAGATCGCCGACCTGGCCGAGCGCACCCGCGACAACAAGGTCACGCCGGACGAGCTGTCCGGTGGCACGTTCACGCTGACCAACACCGGGTCGCGCGGCGCGCTCTTCGACACCCCGATCATCAACCAGCCCAACGTCGGCATCCTGGGCACCGGCGCGGTCGTCAAGCGGCCGGTGGTCATCGTCGACGAGGACGGCATGGAGACGATCGCCATCCGCGACATGGTCTACCTCGCGATCAGCTACGACCACCGGGTCGTGGACGGCGCGGACGCGGCCCGCTTCCTGGCGACGATGAAGGAGCGCCTGGAGGACGGGAAGTTCGAGGTCTGA
- a CDS encoding TIGR01777 family oxidoreductase encodes MTDPSSAEHGPRVVAITGASGLIGSALSQAVRDRGDQVLHLVRRDTRPADQLPEGVREATWDPGSRLDPEVLAGVHGVVHLAGAGIADKRWTDERKKVLVSSRLDGTSTIADALAALGQETQQSTDSNGVPRLVSGSAVGFYGDRGDEVLTEESRPGEGFLSQLCQDWEAATAPAEQAGVPVAHVRTGIVLAPGGGALGRLLPLVRLGLGGPLAGGDSWWPWITLHDHVRALLFLLDRPEITGAVNLGGPEPATQQQVTQALASQLHRPAILPVPGFALRLVLGEMSQEILSSTRVLPEVLTAAGFSFDHADLDSAAAWVVEESSAA; translated from the coding sequence ATGACGGATCCGTCCTCCGCCGAGCACGGCCCGCGGGTCGTCGCGATCACCGGTGCCAGCGGGCTGATCGGATCTGCTCTCAGCCAGGCGGTGCGTGATCGCGGCGACCAGGTCCTGCACCTGGTGCGCCGCGACACGCGCCCCGCCGACCAGCTCCCCGAGGGCGTCCGGGAGGCCACCTGGGACCCGGGCTCCCGGCTCGACCCCGAGGTCCTGGCCGGGGTGCACGGGGTCGTCCACCTGGCCGGAGCCGGGATCGCCGACAAGCGGTGGACGGACGAGCGCAAGAAGGTGCTCGTCTCCTCCCGCCTGGACGGCACCAGCACGATCGCCGACGCCCTTGCCGCCCTCGGGCAGGAGACGCAGCAGTCGACCGACAGCAACGGGGTCCCGAGGCTCGTGTCCGGCTCCGCCGTGGGCTTCTACGGCGACCGCGGGGACGAGGTGCTCACCGAGGAGAGCCGGCCGGGCGAGGGCTTCCTCTCCCAGCTCTGCCAGGACTGGGAGGCCGCCACGGCACCCGCCGAGCAGGCCGGGGTGCCGGTCGCGCACGTGCGCACCGGCATCGTGCTCGCCCCGGGCGGCGGCGCGCTGGGCCGGCTGCTGCCGCTCGTGCGTCTGGGCCTGGGCGGACCGCTGGCGGGCGGCGACTCGTGGTGGCCCTGGATCACCCTGCACGACCACGTGCGGGCGCTGCTCTTCCTGCTCGACCGCCCGGAGATCACGGGTGCGGTCAACCTGGGCGGGCCGGAGCCCGCCACCCAGCAGCAGGTCACCCAGGCCCTCGCCTCCCAGCTCCACCGACCGGCGATCCTGCCCGTGCCCGGCTTCGCGCTGCGCCTGGTCCTGGGCGAAATGTCGCAGGAGATCCTCTCCTCGACCCGGGTCCTGCCCGAGGTGCTGACGGCCGCCGGCTTCAGCTTCGACCACGCCGACCTCGACTCCGCCGCGGCGTGGGTGGTCGAGGAGTCCTCCGCCGCCTGA